One Mycobacterium sp. SMC-4 DNA window includes the following coding sequences:
- the rpoZ gene encoding DNA-directed RNA polymerase subunit omega, with protein sequence MSTPQITAVDLDTSAASAYDTPLGITNPPIDELLDRASSKYALVIYAAKRARQINDYYNQLGDGILEYVGPLVEPGLQEKPLSIALREIHADLLEHTEGE encoded by the coding sequence GTGAGCACCCCCCAGATCACTGCGGTGGACCTCGACACGTCCGCCGCCAGCGCCTACGACACGCCGCTGGGTATCACCAACCCGCCGATCGACGAGCTGCTCGACCGCGCGTCGAGCAAGTACGCGCTGGTCATCTACGCCGCCAAGCGTGCACGTCAGATCAACGACTACTACAACCAGCTCGGTGACGGGATCCTGGAGTACGTCGGACCGCTGGTCGAGCCGGGTTTGCAGGAGAAGCCGCTGTCGATCGCTCTGCGTGAGATCCACGCCGACCTGCTCGAGCACACCGAGGGCGAATAA
- the metK gene encoding methionine adenosyltransferase, with the protein MSEARLFTSESVTEGHPDKICDAISDSVLDALLADDPKSRVAVETLVTTGQVHVVGEVTTAAKSAFADITNTVRERILEIGYDHSDKGFDGETCGVNIGIGRQSPDIAQGVDTAHETRVGGAADPLDSQGAGDQGLMFGYAIADTPELMPLPIALAHRLSRKLTEVRKNGTLGYLRPDGKTQVTVQYDGTKPVRLDTVVLSTQHADGIALDSQLEPEIKQHVIDAVLTELAHDTLDTSNPRILVNPTGKFVLGGPMGDAGLTGRKIIVDTYGGWARHGGGAFSGKDPSKVDRSAAYAMRWVAKNVVAAGLAERVEVQVAYAIGKAAPVGLFVETFGSETVDPVKIEKAIGEVFDLRPGAIVRDLDLLRPIYAPTAAYGHFGRTDIELPWEQLNKVDDLKAAV; encoded by the coding sequence GTGAGTGAAGCGCGGTTGTTTACCAGTGAGTCGGTGACCGAGGGGCACCCCGACAAGATCTGTGACGCCATCAGCGACTCGGTGCTCGACGCGCTGCTCGCCGACGATCCGAAGTCGCGTGTCGCGGTGGAGACGCTGGTGACGACCGGTCAGGTGCATGTCGTCGGTGAGGTGACCACCGCCGCCAAGTCCGCGTTCGCCGATATCACCAACACGGTGCGCGAGCGCATCCTCGAGATCGGCTACGACCACTCGGACAAGGGCTTCGACGGCGAGACCTGTGGCGTCAACATCGGCATCGGACGGCAGTCACCGGACATCGCGCAGGGTGTCGACACGGCCCACGAGACCCGCGTCGGTGGCGCCGCCGACCCGCTTGACTCCCAGGGCGCCGGCGACCAGGGGTTGATGTTCGGCTATGCGATCGCCGACACCCCGGAACTGATGCCGTTGCCGATCGCGCTGGCCCACCGGTTGTCGCGCAAGCTGACCGAGGTCCGCAAGAACGGCACGTTGGGCTACCTGCGTCCCGACGGCAAGACCCAGGTCACCGTGCAGTACGACGGCACCAAGCCGGTGCGGCTGGACACCGTGGTGTTGTCCACCCAGCACGCTGACGGTATTGCGCTGGACAGCCAGTTGGAGCCGGAGATCAAGCAGCACGTCATCGACGCGGTGCTCACCGAGCTGGCACACGACACGCTGGATACCTCGAACCCGCGGATTCTTGTCAACCCGACGGGCAAGTTCGTTCTCGGCGGACCGATGGGCGACGCCGGGCTGACCGGCCGCAAGATCATCGTCGACACCTACGGTGGATGGGCGCGCCACGGTGGTGGGGCCTTCTCCGGCAAGGATCCGTCCAAGGTTGACCGTTCGGCCGCTTACGCGATGCGCTGGGTGGCCAAGAACGTGGTCGCCGCCGGTCTGGCCGAGCGTGTCGAGGTACAGGTCGCCTACGCGATCGGCAAGGCGGCGCCGGTCGGCCTGTTCGTCGAGACCTTCGGCTCGGAGACCGTCGACCCGGTCAAGATCGAGAAAGCCATCGGTGAGGTGTTCGACCTGCGTCCGGGTGCGATCGTGCGCGACCTCGACCTGTTGCGCCCGATCTACGCGCCGACGGCGGCATACGGGCACTTCGGCCGAACCGATATCGAACTGCCCTGGGAACAGCTCAACAAGGTCGACGACCTCAAGGCTGCGGTGTAG
- the mihF gene encoding integration host factor, actinobacterial type translates to MALPQLTDEQRAAALEKAAAARRARAELKDRLKRGGTNLKQVLKDAETDEVLGKMKVSALLEALPKVGKVKAQEIMTELEIAPTRRLRGLGDRQRKALLEKFDQ, encoded by the coding sequence GTGGCCCTTCCCCAGTTGACCGACGAGCAGCGCGCGGCAGCGTTGGAGAAGGCTGCTGCCGCACGTCGAGCGCGAGCCGAGTTGAAGGACCGGCTCAAGCGCGGCGGCACCAACCTCAAGCAGGTGCTCAAAGACGCCGAGACCGACGAGGTCTTGGGCAAGATGAAGGTTTCCGCGCTCCTTGAGGCACTGCCCAAGGTGGGCAAGGTCAAAGCGCAGGAGATCATGACCGAACTCGAGATCGCCCCGACCCGCCGTCTGCGCGGCCTGGGCGACCGTCAGCGCAAGGCTCTGCTGGAAAAGTTCGACCAGTAG
- the gmk gene encoding guanylate kinase translates to MSEGRGPGDAACAKAPVVVLSGPSAVGKSTVVRCLRERVPDLYFSVSVTTRAPRPGEVDGVDYSFVTAAQFQQLIDTGALLEWADIHGGLHRSGTPAGPVAAATAAGRPVLIEVDLAGARAVKAALPECTTVFLAPPSWEVLERRLVGRGTETPEVMARRLQTAREELAAQGDFDEVVVNSQLESACAELVSLLVAHTQVRREHQ, encoded by the coding sequence GTGAGTGAAGGCAGGGGGCCGGGCGACGCTGCGTGCGCCAAGGCGCCGGTGGTGGTGTTGTCCGGCCCGTCTGCCGTCGGTAAGTCCACCGTTGTGCGCTGCCTGCGCGAGCGCGTCCCGGACCTGTATTTCAGCGTCTCGGTGACCACTCGGGCTCCACGACCGGGAGAAGTCGACGGCGTGGACTACTCGTTCGTGACGGCAGCACAGTTTCAGCAGCTCATCGACACCGGTGCGCTGTTGGAGTGGGCCGACATCCACGGTGGGTTGCATCGTTCTGGAACGCCCGCCGGACCGGTGGCTGCTGCCACCGCGGCCGGTCGCCCGGTGTTGATCGAGGTCGACTTGGCCGGAGCCCGCGCCGTCAAGGCAGCCCTGCCGGAGTGCACCACCGTGTTTCTGGCGCCACCCAGCTGGGAGGTGTTGGAGCGCCGGCTGGTCGGCCGCGGCACCGAGACGCCGGAGGTGATGGCCCGGCGGTTGCAGACGGCCCGCGAGGAGCTGGCCGCGCAGGGCGACTTCGACGAGGTCGTCGTCAACAGCCAATTGGAATCGGCGTGCGCTGAATTGGTATCCTTGCTGGTGGCCCACACGCAGGTCCGGCGCGAACATCAGTGA
- the carB gene encoding carbamoyl-phosphate synthase large subunit — MPRRADLNHILVIGSGPILIGQAAEFDYSGTQACRVLRAEGLQVTLINSNPATIMTDPEFADHTYVEPITADFVEKVIAQQAERGNRIDALLATLGGQTALNTAVKLSENGILDKYGVELIGADFEAIQRGEDRQKFKDIVTKVGGESARSRVCFTMDEVRETVADLGLPVVVRPSFTMGGLGSGMAYSAEDVERMAGEGLTASPSANVLIEESIFGWKEFELELMRDGHDNVVVVCSIENFDPMGVHTGDSVTVAPAMTLTDREYQTMRTLGIEILREVGVDTGGCNIQFAVNPADGRLIVIEMNPRVSRSSALASKATGFPIAKIAAKLAIGYTLDEIVNDITKETPACFEPTLDYVVVKAPRFAFEKFPGADGTLTTTMKSVGEAMSLGRNFVEALGKVMRSLETSRAGFWTAPDDPEADVAEVLERLGTPTDGRLYDIEYALRLGATVDEVARASGVDPWFVEQIAGLVELRAELIDAPVLEADLLRRSKNCGLSDRQIAALRPELAGEVGVRALRQRLGIHPVFKTVDTCAAEFEARTPYHYSSYELDPAAESEVAPQAQRPKVLILGSGPNRIGQGIEFDYSCVHAATTLSEAGFETVMVNCNPETVSTDYDTADRLYFEPLTFEDVLEVYFAEQASGAGGPGVVGVIVQLGGQTPLGLAERLAKAGVPIVGTAPEAIDLAEDRGHFGEVLTAAGLPAPRYGMATSFEQARRIAADIGYPVLVRPSYVLGGRGMEIVYDDETLNGYITRATELSPEHPVLVDRFLEDAIEIDVDALCDGTEVYIGGVMEHIEEAGIHSGDSACALPPVTLGRSDIEAVRRATEAIAFGIGVVGLLNVQYALKDDVLYVLEANPRASRTVPFVSKATAVPLAKACARIMLGASIAQLRDEGVLVPTGDGATTARNAPVAVKEAVLPFHRFRKSDGSQIDSLLGPEMKSTGEVMGIAHDFGSAFAKSQTAAYGSLPTGGTVFVSVANRDKRSLVFPVKRLADLGFQVLATEGTAEMLRRNGIPCEEVRKHFEDPDESRPSRSAVDAIRAGEVDMVINTPYGNSGPRVDGYEIRSAAVSMNIPCVTTVQGASAAVQGIEAGKRGDIGVMSLQDLHSALGS; from the coding sequence ATGCCGCGCCGCGCAGACCTCAACCACATCCTGGTCATCGGATCCGGTCCGATCCTGATCGGGCAGGCCGCCGAGTTCGACTACTCCGGAACCCAGGCGTGCCGTGTGCTGCGGGCCGAGGGCCTACAGGTCACGCTGATCAACTCCAACCCGGCGACGATCATGACCGACCCGGAGTTCGCCGACCACACCTACGTCGAACCCATCACCGCCGACTTCGTCGAGAAGGTGATCGCCCAGCAGGCTGAGCGCGGCAACAGAATCGATGCGCTGCTGGCCACCCTCGGAGGACAGACCGCCCTGAACACCGCGGTCAAGCTGTCGGAAAACGGTATCCTCGACAAATACGGAGTCGAGCTGATCGGCGCCGATTTCGAGGCCATCCAGCGCGGCGAGGACCGGCAGAAGTTCAAGGACATCGTCACCAAGGTCGGCGGTGAATCCGCCCGCAGCCGAGTGTGTTTCACCATGGACGAAGTGCGGGAGACGGTGGCTGACTTGGGCCTGCCGGTGGTGGTGCGTCCCAGCTTCACCATGGGCGGCTTGGGCTCGGGCATGGCGTACTCGGCCGAAGACGTCGAACGGATGGCCGGTGAAGGTCTGACCGCGTCGCCGTCGGCCAATGTGCTGATCGAGGAATCGATCTTCGGCTGGAAGGAATTCGAGCTGGAGTTGATGCGCGACGGCCACGACAACGTCGTGGTGGTGTGTTCGATCGAGAACTTCGACCCGATGGGTGTGCACACCGGCGACTCGGTCACTGTGGCGCCGGCGATGACGCTGACCGACCGCGAATACCAGACCATGCGCACACTCGGGATCGAGATCCTGCGCGAGGTTGGGGTGGACACCGGCGGCTGCAACATCCAGTTCGCGGTCAACCCGGCCGACGGCCGGCTCATCGTGATCGAGATGAACCCCCGGGTTTCGCGCTCGAGCGCGCTGGCATCGAAAGCCACCGGCTTCCCGATCGCCAAGATCGCGGCCAAACTTGCCATCGGGTACACCCTCGACGAGATCGTCAACGACATCACCAAGGAGACGCCGGCCTGTTTCGAGCCGACGCTGGACTACGTGGTGGTCAAGGCGCCGCGGTTCGCGTTCGAGAAGTTCCCCGGTGCCGACGGGACGCTGACCACCACGATGAAATCGGTGGGCGAGGCGATGTCGTTGGGCCGCAACTTCGTCGAGGCTCTGGGCAAGGTGATGCGGTCGCTGGAGACCAGCCGCGCCGGGTTCTGGACGGCTCCCGACGATCCCGAAGCCGATGTCGCCGAGGTGCTCGAGCGATTGGGCACCCCGACCGACGGTCGGCTCTATGACATCGAGTACGCGCTGCGGCTCGGTGCGACGGTGGACGAGGTGGCCCGGGCCTCCGGAGTCGACCCCTGGTTCGTCGAGCAGATTGCCGGGCTGGTCGAGTTACGTGCCGAGCTGATCGACGCGCCGGTGCTCGAAGCAGACCTGCTGCGCCGCAGCAAGAACTGTGGCCTGTCGGACCGGCAGATCGCAGCACTGCGACCGGAGTTGGCCGGTGAGGTCGGGGTGCGCGCGTTGCGGCAACGGTTGGGCATCCATCCGGTGTTCAAGACCGTCGACACCTGCGCGGCCGAATTCGAGGCCAGGACGCCCTACCACTACAGCAGCTACGAGCTCGATCCAGCCGCCGAGAGCGAGGTGGCGCCCCAGGCGCAACGACCCAAGGTGCTCATCCTCGGTTCCGGACCCAACCGGATCGGGCAGGGCATCGAGTTCGATTACAGCTGCGTGCACGCGGCGACCACGTTGTCCGAGGCCGGGTTCGAGACCGTCATGGTCAACTGCAATCCGGAGACGGTGTCGACCGATTACGACACCGCGGACCGGTTGTACTTCGAGCCGTTGACTTTCGAAGACGTCCTCGAGGTGTACTTCGCCGAACAGGCCTCCGGCGCCGGCGGTCCCGGCGTTGTGGGCGTCATCGTCCAACTCGGTGGGCAGACGCCACTCGGGTTGGCCGAACGTCTGGCCAAGGCGGGGGTGCCGATCGTCGGCACCGCTCCCGAGGCGATCGACCTGGCCGAGGATCGCGGGCACTTCGGCGAGGTGCTCACGGCCGCGGGTCTGCCGGCTCCCCGGTACGGCATGGCCACCAGCTTCGAGCAGGCGCGCCGCATCGCCGCGGACATCGGTTATCCCGTGCTGGTACGACCGTCCTACGTGCTGGGCGGTCGGGGCATGGAGATCGTCTACGACGACGAGACCCTGAACGGTTACATCACCCGCGCCACCGAGCTGTCACCGGAGCATCCGGTGCTGGTCGACCGGTTCCTCGAAGATGCCATCGAGATCGACGTCGATGCACTCTGTGACGGCACCGAGGTCTACATCGGCGGTGTGATGGAACACATCGAGGAGGCGGGCATTCACTCCGGTGACTCGGCGTGTGCGCTGCCGCCGGTCACGCTGGGGCGCAGTGACATCGAGGCCGTCCGGCGGGCGACCGAGGCCATCGCGTTCGGCATCGGCGTGGTGGGGTTGCTCAACGTGCAGTACGCGCTCAAAGACGACGTGCTCTACGTGCTGGAGGCCAATCCCAGGGCCAGCCGTACCGTCCCCTTCGTTTCCAAGGCCACCGCGGTCCCGCTGGCCAAGGCATGTGCCCGGATCATGCTGGGTGCCAGCATCGCGCAGCTTCGTGACGAAGGGGTGCTGGTGCCGACCGGTGACGGTGCGACCACGGCGCGCAATGCGCCGGTCGCGGTCAAGGAGGCGGTGCTGCCGTTCCACCGGTTCCGCAAGTCCGACGGTTCACAGATCGACTCGCTGCTGGGCCCGGAGATGAAGTCCACCGGCGAGGTCATGGGCATCGCGCACGATTTCGGCAGTGCGTTCGCCAAGAGCCAGACCGCCGCCTACGGTTCACTGCCCACCGGGGGCACGGTGTTCGTTTCGGTGGCCAATCGCGACAAGCGCTCCCTGGTGTTCCCGGTCAAGCGTCTGGCCGACCTCGGTTTTCAGGTGCTGGCGACCGAGGGTACGGCAGAGATGCTGCGGCGCAATGGTATTCCGTGTGAAGAGGTGCGTAAACACTTCGAAGATCCAGACGAGTCCCGTCCGTCGCGGTCAGCCGTCGACGCGATCAGAGCCGGTGAGGTGGACATGGTGATCAACACCCCCTATGGCAACTCGGGTCCGCGTGTCGACGGCTATGAGATCCGGTCGGCGGCGGTGTCGATGAACATTCCGTGTGTGACGACGGTTCAGGGCGCCTCGGCCGCGGTGCAGGGCATCGAAGCGGGTAAACGCGGCGACATCGGCGTGATGTCGTTGCAGGATCTGCACAGCGCTCTGGGCTCCTGA
- a CDS encoding dihydroorotase codes for MTVLITNVRCYGEGDPVDVLVRDGQIAEIGTGLAVPTDADVLGGAGQVLLPGFVDLHTHLREPGREYAEDIETGSAAAALGGYTAVFAMANTDPVADSVVVTDHVWRRGQQVGLVDVHPVGAVTVGLKGQQLTEMAMMAAGEAGVRMFSDDGLCVDDPLVMRRALEYASGLGVLIAQHAEEPRLTVGAVAHEGPNAARLGLAGWPRAAEESIVARDALLARDAGARVHICHASTAGSVELIRWAKEQGISITAEVTPHHLLLDDSRLQTYDGRNRVNPPLREASDALALRQALADGVVDCVATDHAPHGAHEKCCEFANARPGMLGLQTALSVVVETMVNPGLLDWRDVARVMSENPARIVGLPDQGRPLDVGEPANLTLVDPTARWTVQGPALASRSDNTPYQDMELPAVVTATMLRGRVTARDGKIA; via the coding sequence ATGACCGTCCTCATCACCAACGTTCGCTGCTACGGCGAGGGGGACCCGGTCGACGTGTTGGTCCGCGACGGGCAGATCGCCGAGATCGGGACCGGGCTGGCGGTGCCGACCGACGCTGACGTCCTCGGTGGTGCCGGTCAGGTGCTGTTGCCGGGGTTTGTCGACCTGCATACCCACCTGCGCGAGCCGGGCCGAGAATACGCCGAGGACATCGAAACCGGTTCGGCGGCAGCAGCTCTCGGTGGCTACACCGCAGTGTTCGCGATGGCCAACACGGATCCGGTGGCCGACAGCGTGGTCGTCACCGACCACGTGTGGCGGCGCGGTCAACAGGTCGGCCTCGTCGACGTGCACCCGGTGGGCGCGGTGACCGTCGGCCTGAAAGGCCAGCAACTCACCGAGATGGCCATGATGGCCGCGGGTGAAGCCGGCGTGCGGATGTTCTCCGACGATGGTCTGTGTGTCGACGACCCGCTGGTCATGCGGCGCGCGCTGGAGTACGCCTCTGGGCTGGGGGTACTGATCGCTCAGCACGCCGAGGAGCCCCGGCTGACCGTGGGCGCGGTCGCCCACGAGGGGCCCAATGCCGCGCGCCTCGGTCTGGCCGGGTGGCCCCGCGCCGCCGAGGAATCCATCGTGGCCCGCGACGCGCTGCTGGCCCGCGACGCCGGTGCCCGCGTACATATCTGCCACGCCTCCACGGCTGGGTCGGTCGAGCTGATCAGATGGGCCAAGGAACAAGGCATCTCGATCACCGCCGAGGTCACCCCCCACCATCTGCTGCTCGACGACAGCCGGCTGCAGACCTACGACGGACGCAACCGGGTGAACCCGCCGCTGCGTGAAGCCAGCGATGCTCTGGCGCTGCGCCAGGCACTGGCCGACGGCGTCGTCGACTGTGTGGCCACCGACCACGCCCCGCACGGCGCGCACGAGAAGTGCTGCGAATTCGCCAATGCCCGCCCCGGCATGCTGGGGTTGCAGACCGCGTTGTCGGTGGTTGTCGAGACCATGGTCAACCCCGGGCTGCTGGACTGGCGTGACGTCGCGCGGGTGATGAGCGAGAACCCGGCCCGCATCGTCGGTCTGCCTGACCAGGGCCGGCCCCTCGATGTCGGTGAGCCGGCCAACCTCACGCTGGTCGACCCGACGGCGCGCTGGACCGTGCAGGGCCCGGCGCTGGCCAGTCGGTCGGACAACACTCCTTATCAGGACATGGAGTTGCCGGCGGTGGTCACGGCCACGATGCTGCGCGGCCGGGTCACCGCACGGGACGGGAAGATCGCGTGA
- a CDS encoding transporter: MNTPTLVATLIMAAIVALIIAVVISVMIRGWRRRAERQAQIVGTLPQLPDTVGPALVAPTKGLYLGSTLVPHWNDRIVVGDLGFRAKAVLTRYPEGIMLQRTGAGPIWIPDDVIVAIRAEKNLVGKALTHEGILAIRWQLPSGTEIDTGFRADDRADYAKWLPEEVA, encoded by the coding sequence GTGAACACCCCGACCCTGGTCGCGACGCTGATCATGGCTGCCATCGTGGCGCTGATCATCGCCGTGGTGATCTCGGTGATGATCCGGGGCTGGCGCCGCCGGGCCGAGCGACAAGCGCAGATCGTCGGAACCCTGCCGCAACTACCCGACACGGTGGGGCCGGCGCTGGTCGCGCCCACCAAAGGGCTCTACCTGGGCAGCACGCTGGTTCCGCACTGGAACGACCGGATCGTGGTGGGTGATCTCGGGTTCCGGGCCAAGGCCGTGCTGACCCGTTACCCGGAGGGAATCATGTTGCAGCGCACCGGCGCGGGTCCGATCTGGATCCCCGACGACGTCATCGTCGCGATCCGCGCCGAGAAGAACCTGGTGGGCAAGGCGCTCACCCATGAAGGCATCTTGGCCATCCGCTGGCAGTTGCCGTCGGGAACCGAGATCGACACCGGGTTTCGGGCCGACGACCGTGCGGATTACGCCAAGTGGTTGCCAGAGGAGGTCGCATGA
- the pyrF gene encoding orotidine-5'-phosphate decarboxylase, whose amino-acid sequence MRGFGARLAVAVGQRGPLCLGIDPHPELLRAWGCGADVDGLARFSDICVAAFAGFAVVKPQVAFFESYGSAGYAVLEQTIANLREAGVLVLADAKRGDIGSTMAAYAAAWAGDSPLAADAVTASPYLGFESLRPLLSTAQQYGRGVFVLAATSNPEGAAVQQARSDGRTVAQAIVDAAAAENPAGSLGSVGVVVGATLAEPPDVSALNGPVLVPGVGAQGGRPEALGGLGGAHSGQLLPAVSREVLRSGPDVAALRAAAEQMREAVRYLHRPAEPTA is encoded by the coding sequence ATGCGTGGCTTCGGGGCGCGCCTGGCGGTGGCGGTAGGCCAGCGCGGCCCGCTGTGCCTGGGCATCGATCCGCACCCCGAGCTGCTTCGGGCGTGGGGGTGCGGCGCCGACGTCGATGGGCTGGCGCGCTTCAGCGACATCTGCGTGGCGGCTTTCGCCGGGTTTGCCGTGGTCAAACCGCAGGTGGCGTTTTTCGAGTCGTACGGCTCGGCGGGATATGCGGTTCTGGAGCAGACCATCGCGAACCTGCGCGAGGCCGGCGTGCTGGTGCTGGCCGACGCCAAACGCGGTGACATCGGGTCCACGATGGCCGCCTACGCCGCCGCGTGGGCCGGGGACTCACCGTTGGCCGCCGATGCGGTGACGGCATCGCCATACCTGGGGTTCGAATCGCTACGCCCGCTGCTTTCGACCGCTCAGCAATACGGGCGTGGTGTCTTCGTGCTGGCGGCGACCTCGAACCCGGAGGGTGCGGCGGTGCAGCAGGCGCGTTCCGACGGGCGTACGGTCGCACAGGCCATCGTCGACGCGGCTGCCGCCGAGAATCCCGCCGGGAGCCTGGGGTCGGTCGGCGTCGTCGTCGGTGCCACCCTGGCCGAACCGCCCGACGTGAGTGCTCTGAACGGGCCGGTGCTGGTGCCCGGGGTCGGAGCCCAGGGTGGGCGTCCTGAGGCGCTGGGAGGCCTGGGTGGTGCGCACTCCGGCCAACTACTGCCCGCGGTGTCCCGGGAGGTGTTGCGCAGCGGCCCTGATGTCGCCGCGCTGCGCGCCGCCGCGGAGCAGATGCGCGAAGCCGTGCGCTACCTGCACCGGCCCGCTGAGCCGACGGCGTGA
- the coaBC gene encoding bifunctional phosphopantothenoylcysteine decarboxylase/phosphopantothenate--cysteine ligase CoaBC gives MDRKRIIVGVAGGIAAYKAATLVRQLTEAGHSVRVVPTDSALRFVGAATFEALSGNPVHTGVFEDIHEVPHVRIGQGADLVVVAPATADLLARAAGGRADDLLTATLLTVRCPVLYAPAMHTEMWQHAATSENVATLRRRGAVVMEPASGRLTGADSGPGRLPEAEEISTLAQLLLARGDALPYDLAGVKVLVTAGGTREPIDPVRFIGNRSSGKQGYAMARVMAQRGADVTLIAGNTAGLVDPADVEVIHIGSAAQLADTVSKHAPEANVLVMAAAVADFRPAHPAVNKIKKGPAGEGEPTIELVRNDDVLAGAVRSRADGQLPNMRAIVGFAAETGDANGDVLFHARAKLARKGCDLLVVNAVGENRAFEVDHNDGWLLSADGNESALEHGSKTVIASRIVDAISAFLRTSAG, from the coding sequence GTGGACCGCAAACGGATCATCGTCGGCGTCGCCGGTGGCATCGCCGCCTATAAGGCGGCCACGCTGGTCCGCCAGCTCACCGAGGCCGGCCATTCGGTCCGGGTGGTGCCCACCGACTCCGCGCTGCGGTTCGTCGGGGCGGCCACCTTCGAGGCACTGTCCGGCAACCCCGTTCATACCGGGGTGTTCGAAGACATCCACGAGGTTCCGCATGTGCGCATCGGCCAGGGTGCGGACCTGGTCGTCGTTGCACCGGCCACTGCCGACCTGCTGGCCCGCGCCGCCGGTGGTCGCGCCGACGACCTGCTCACGGCAACTCTGCTCACCGTGCGATGCCCGGTGCTCTACGCGCCGGCGATGCACACCGAGATGTGGCAACACGCTGCCACCAGCGAGAATGTGGCGACGCTGCGACGCCGCGGCGCGGTGGTGATGGAACCGGCATCGGGACGGCTGACAGGTGCCGACAGCGGCCCAGGGCGGCTACCGGAGGCCGAAGAGATCAGCACACTGGCGCAACTGCTGTTGGCCCGCGGTGACGCCCTGCCTTACGACCTGGCGGGCGTCAAGGTCCTGGTGACCGCCGGGGGCACCCGGGAACCGATCGATCCGGTCCGTTTCATCGGCAACCGCAGCTCCGGCAAGCAGGGTTACGCGATGGCGCGGGTGATGGCACAACGCGGCGCCGACGTGACCCTCATCGCCGGGAACACCGCCGGGCTTGTCGATCCGGCCGATGTCGAGGTCATCCATATCGGCTCGGCTGCCCAACTGGCCGACACCGTCTCCAAGCACGCGCCCGAGGCCAACGTCTTGGTGATGGCTGCCGCTGTCGCTGATTTCCGGCCCGCCCACCCTGCGGTCAACAAGATCAAGAAGGGGCCGGCCGGCGAGGGGGAGCCGACCATCGAGCTGGTCCGCAACGATGACGTGCTGGCCGGAGCGGTCCGTTCCCGCGCCGACGGCCAATTGCCGAACATGCGCGCCATTGTCGGGTTCGCTGCCGAAACCGGGGATGCCAATGGCGACGTGCTCTTCCACGCTCGGGCCAAGCTCGCACGTAAGGGGTGCGATCTGCTGGTGGTCAACGCAGTGGGGGAGAATCGGGCCTTCGAGGTCGACCACAATGACGGGTGGCTGCTGTCGGCCGACGGAAATGAGTCGGCATTGGAGCACGGTTCGAAGACGGTGATCGCCAGCCGTATTGTGGACGCAATCTCGGCCTTCCTGCGCACCAGCGCCGGGTAG